From Solidesulfovibrio carbinoliphilus subsp. oakridgensis, the proteins below share one genomic window:
- the dsrJ gene encoding sulfate reduction electron transfer complex DsrMKJOP subunit DsrJ — protein sequence MYNAKYIIPGILFFLALIFTPVLYNLGKSFEVTPELPKDQKECIEDAKVMRDKHMQILNEWRNEAVRDGNRIYVNAKGQKFVKSLTNTCMSCHTDKEKFCDRCHNTVGVAPYCWDCHNLSPNQKSPIPPAATGETGGH from the coding sequence ATGTACAATGCCAAATACATCATTCCAGGCATTCTGTTCTTCCTGGCCCTCATTTTTACCCCGGTTCTCTACAACCTGGGCAAAAGCTTCGAGGTCACGCCGGAACTGCCGAAGGATCAAAAAGAGTGCATCGAGGATGCCAAGGTCATGCGCGACAAGCACATGCAAATCCTAAACGAATGGCGCAACGAGGCCGTGCGTGACGGCAACCGCATCTACGTCAACGCCAAGGGCCAGAAGTTCGTCAAAAGCCTGACCAATACCTGCATGAGCTGCCATACGGACAAGGAAAAGTTCTGCGACCGCTGCCACAATACGGTAGGCGTGGCCCCCTATTGCTGGGATTGCCACAATCTCTCGCCGAACCAGAAGTCGCCCATCCCCCCCGCCGCCACCGGCGAAACGGGCGGACACTAG
- the serS gene encoding serine--tRNA ligase translates to MLDMKFLRQNPQAVADGLARRRFPFDLDAFLALEERRRETITEVERKKGQRNAASAEVAKIKRQGGDAAHVLAGLGALSEDIKALDEKTRDVDAAVTELLLGVPNIPHATTPDGANENDNVEIRRVGVPRALDFPAMEHQDVGTGLGGLDFERAAKLSGARFVVLRGGLARLERALAAFMLDTHTLGHGYTEVATPYIVNAESLTGTGQLPKFAEDLFKLDGQAAYLIPTAEVPVTNLHRGEVLPEAALPLAYTCHTQCFRSEAGSYGKDTKGLIRLHQFGKVELVRLVHPDTSYQELEVLTGHAEAILQALGLPYRVVALCAGDLGFSSAKTYDLEVWLPGQDKYREISSCSNFEDFQARRADIRFKPEGGKKTALVHTLNGSGLAIGRTMAAILENYVRKDGSVVVPPVLVPFMGGTEVLEPEGPGRPERKGA, encoded by the coding sequence ATGTTGGATATGAAATTTTTGCGCCAGAATCCGCAGGCCGTGGCCGACGGCCTGGCCCGGCGGCGCTTTCCCTTTGACCTCGACGCCTTTCTGGCCTTGGAGGAACGCCGCCGCGAAACCATCACCGAGGTCGAGCGCAAAAAAGGCCAGCGCAACGCCGCCTCGGCCGAGGTGGCGAAAATAAAGCGCCAGGGCGGCGACGCCGCCCACGTCCTGGCCGGACTCGGCGCCCTTTCCGAAGACATCAAGGCCCTGGACGAAAAGACCCGGGACGTGGACGCGGCCGTGACCGAGCTGCTCCTTGGCGTGCCGAACATCCCCCACGCCACCACCCCGGACGGGGCCAATGAAAACGACAACGTGGAGATCCGCCGGGTCGGCGTGCCCCGCGCCCTCGATTTCCCGGCCATGGAACACCAGGACGTGGGCACGGGCCTTGGCGGCCTCGACTTCGAGCGGGCGGCCAAACTGTCCGGGGCGCGGTTCGTGGTCCTGCGCGGCGGCCTGGCCCGGCTGGAGCGGGCCCTCGCCGCCTTCATGCTCGACACCCACACCCTGGGCCACGGCTACACCGAGGTGGCCACCCCCTACATCGTCAACGCCGAGAGCCTGACCGGCACGGGCCAGCTGCCCAAATTCGCCGAGGACCTCTTCAAGCTCGACGGCCAGGCCGCCTACCTCATCCCCACGGCCGAGGTGCCGGTGACCAACCTCCACCGGGGCGAGGTCCTGCCCGAGGCGGCCCTGCCCTTGGCCTACACCTGCCACACCCAGTGCTTCCGGTCCGAGGCCGGGTCCTACGGCAAGGACACCAAGGGGCTCATCCGCCTGCACCAGTTCGGCAAGGTGGAACTCGTCCGCCTCGTCCACCCGGACACCTCCTACCAGGAGCTCGAAGTCCTGACCGGCCACGCCGAGGCCATTCTCCAGGCCCTCGGCCTGCCCTACCGGGTGGTGGCCCTTTGCGCCGGGGACCTCGGCTTTTCCTCGGCCAAGACCTACGACCTGGAGGTCTGGCTGCCCGGACAGGACAAGTACCGGGAGATCTCCTCGTGCTCCAATTTCGAGGATTTCCAGGCCCGGCGGGCCGACATCCGGTTCAAGCCCGAAGGCGGCAAAAAAACGGCCCTCGTGCACACGCTAAACGGCTCCGGCCTGGCCATCGGCCGGACCATGGCCGCGATCCTCGAAAACTACGTGCGCAAGGACGGCTCGGTCGTCGTGCCGCCGGTCCTTGTGCCCTTCATGGGCGGGACCGAAGTCCTCGAACCCGAGGGGCCCGGGAGGCCCGAGAGGAAAGGCGCATGA
- the dsrM gene encoding sulfate reduction electron transfer complex DsrMKJOP subunit DsrM, producing MAAFYSFLVVLALIVIPWLGAGMGMGALFGIVLPYIAIIIFMVGFVSRIVEWAKIPVPFCIPTTAGQQKSLPWIKCNPWDNPSTKFGVFMRMVFEVLTFRSLFRNTTVKLQQDGPKVGYSSEKSLWLFALVFHYCFLVILLRHLRFFMAPVPRPIGIAEFFDSILQIGLPVMYQTDALILVGLLFLLARRVFDGKTRYISLMQDHFPLFLLLGIVLTGVWMRYVVKVDVIAVKELAMGLVTLHPAMPKNPIDPSVYAHLTLVCALFVYFPFSKLMHMGGVFLSPTRVLPNMSRRAMWVNPWNDPTIKPHSYEAYEDDYREKMIEVGLPVDKEA from the coding sequence ATGGCAGCGTTTTATTCCTTTCTCGTGGTATTGGCGCTCATCGTCATCCCGTGGCTGGGCGCCGGGATGGGGATGGGTGCGCTGTTCGGGATCGTCCTCCCGTACATCGCGATCATCATCTTCATGGTGGGATTCGTCTCGCGCATCGTGGAGTGGGCCAAGATCCCGGTCCCGTTCTGCATCCCCACCACAGCCGGTCAGCAGAAATCGCTGCCCTGGATCAAGTGCAACCCCTGGGACAACCCGTCCACCAAGTTCGGCGTGTTCATGCGCATGGTGTTCGAGGTGCTGACCTTCCGGTCGCTTTTCCGCAACACCACGGTGAAGCTGCAGCAGGACGGCCCCAAGGTCGGCTACAGCTCGGAAAAGTCCCTGTGGCTCTTCGCCCTCGTCTTCCACTACTGCTTCCTGGTGATCCTCTTGCGGCACCTGCGCTTTTTCATGGCCCCGGTGCCCCGTCCCATCGGCATCGCCGAGTTTTTCGACTCCATTTTGCAGATCGGCCTGCCGGTCATGTACCAGACCGACGCGCTCATCCTGGTCGGCCTGCTGTTCCTGCTGGCCCGGCGGGTCTTTGACGGCAAAACCCGCTACATCTCGCTCATGCAGGACCACTTCCCGCTTTTCCTGCTCCTTGGCATCGTGCTGACCGGCGTCTGGATGCGCTACGTGGTCAAGGTCGACGTCATCGCGGTCAAGGAACTGGCCATGGGGCTCGTCACCCTGCACCCGGCCATGCCGAAAAATCCCATCGACCCCTCGGTCTACGCCCACCTGACCCTGGTGTGCGCCCTGTTCGTCTATTTTCCCTTTTCCAAGCTCATGCACATGGGCGGCGTTTTCCTCTCCCCCACCCGGGTGCTGCCCAACATGAGCCGCCGGGCCATGTGGGTGAACCCCTGGAACGATCCGACCATCAAGCCGCATTCCTACGAGGCTTACGAGGACGACTACCGCGAGAAGATGATCGAAGTCGGACTCCCCGTGGACAAAGAGGCCTAG
- the dapF gene encoding diaminopimelate epimerase, with translation MDLEAVCGPSVPFFKMQGCGNDFVCVDNRELGYDPADMPDMVVAVCRRAFGVGADGMIFLDQAPAGSGLAYIWHFFNADGSRAEMCGNGSRCAARLAWMLGLAPASHVFGTDAGPIEAVVDPDSSQVTVRLTDPKDLRMDLTVEIEHQELPLHFVNTGVPHAVAVVEDLEAVEVWKLGRAVRFHEFFKPAGTNVNFVAVEGPGRLSLRTYERGVEDETYACGTGAVASAVVARKLGLTGEETVITTTGGEELGVILKDGKTYLRGAAELVFTGAFFPQSLGLDL, from the coding sequence ATGGATCTGGAAGCCGTTTGCGGCCCGTCTGTTCCGTTTTTCAAGATGCAGGGCTGCGGCAATGATTTCGTGTGCGTGGACAACCGGGAGTTGGGCTACGACCCCGCCGACATGCCGGACATGGTGGTGGCTGTCTGCCGCCGGGCCTTTGGCGTCGGCGCGGACGGCATGATCTTCCTCGACCAGGCCCCGGCCGGGTCCGGCCTGGCCTACATCTGGCATTTCTTCAACGCCGACGGCTCCCGGGCCGAGATGTGCGGCAACGGCTCGCGGTGCGCGGCCCGGCTCGCCTGGATGCTTGGGCTGGCCCCGGCCAGCCACGTCTTTGGCACCGACGCCGGCCCCATCGAGGCCGTGGTCGATCCGGACTCCAGCCAGGTGACCGTCCGCCTGACCGATCCCAAAGACCTGCGGATGGACCTGACCGTCGAGATCGAGCACCAGGAGCTGCCGCTGCACTTTGTCAACACCGGCGTGCCCCATGCCGTGGCCGTGGTCGAGGACCTGGAGGCGGTCGAGGTCTGGAAGCTCGGCCGGGCCGTCCGGTTCCACGAGTTCTTCAAGCCGGCCGGCACCAACGTCAATTTCGTGGCCGTCGAGGGCCCGGGACGCCTGTCCCTTCGCACCTACGAGCGGGGGGTCGAGGACGAGACCTACGCCTGCGGCACCGGGGCCGTGGCCTCGGCCGTGGTGGCCCGGAAGCTCGGGCTGACCGGCGAGGAAACCGTCATCACCACCACCGGCGGCGAGGAACTGGGCGTCATCCTCAAGGACGGCAAGACCTATCTGCGCGGCGCGGCCGAATTGGTCTTCACCGGGGCCTTTTTTCCGCAAAGCCTGGGGCTCGACCTGTAG
- a CDS encoding RsbRD N-terminal domain-containing protein → MLKLVDFLVLEQKAVLDRWFELVMDTYAENTAVLWKKREDPFANPVRHKFEAGMRGIVLGLAASGPMPDPAVFTPLLDEIVRVRAVQDFTPSQATAFVFLLKKAVRETLWPQVTEHNLFVELLALESAIDVLALLSLDIYCQCREKISELRINQIKKQYDRLLKRANIVCDFSDEGEEP, encoded by the coding sequence ATGCTGAAATTGGTGGATTTTTTGGTTTTGGAGCAAAAGGCCGTCCTGGACCGGTGGTTTGAACTGGTCATGGATACCTATGCCGAAAATACTGCGGTGCTTTGGAAGAAAAGGGAAGATCCTTTTGCCAATCCGGTGCGCCACAAATTCGAGGCCGGCATGCGGGGGATCGTGCTCGGGCTGGCCGCCAGCGGGCCCATGCCCGACCCGGCCGTCTTCACGCCTCTCCTCGACGAGATCGTCCGGGTCCGGGCGGTGCAGGATTTCACCCCGTCCCAGGCCACGGCCTTCGTGTTCCTGCTCAAAAAGGCCGTGCGCGAAACGCTCTGGCCGCAAGTCACCGAACACAACCTTTTTGTCGAACTGCTCGCCCTGGAATCGGCCATCGACGTCCTGGCCCTGCTTTCCTTGGACATCTACTGCCAGTGCCGCGAGAAGATTTCCGAACTGCGGATCAACCAGATCAAGAAACAGTACGACAGGCTCCTCAAACGGGCCAATATCGTCTGCGACTTCTCCGACGAGGGAGAGGAACCGTGA
- a CDS encoding TolC family protein, with protein sequence MIACFKQRLFLAVITSLFVAGLFAGQAQAQDAATPSAKDRVANRYTANAKSGSANGSQAGSPAPAGDGIEAKIEKIPLPDFVKDRQTDPAVAQHTTTGAGLPAAEGNPIDMQQSAQRGLDANPQMQSARAILSGAEQQRRQAMANFGAVGTVSYTFQRTDAQVISQNAVTIPSNQIINSMTGSSLATSTYSSSRIGYWKNLYQLQLTATQPLFTGFKLLSSYQKAELSREQAEANIKYTELSLIKAVQQAFLTLLQARSNVQSNKDSVARLESQYKVAQAYYDVGLKPRLDVLQAESDLAQAEQNLLKAENDVLVQTAQLNSLLNLPLNQQTNYVGELTYIPFPMSIEECLDTAYKLRPDLYMGVKTVQMAERDVKIAASTFYPQVQAQATYTKQGNQPDLGLKDSSGATTPDSAAIGIGATLQAWDWGSTYFGVQSARENVKKVQADLAKLRLDVGYQVKTFYLNIQDAAKRISVARTALEASREGYRMAVARYQAQVGTSTDVLDAQARVSSAEFNLTQALTDYQSALADIYVAMGVKNLSLVSN encoded by the coding sequence ATGATTGCATGTTTCAAACAAAGACTCTTTCTGGCTGTCATCACGAGTCTTTTCGTTGCGGGCCTCTTCGCCGGCCAGGCCCAGGCCCAGGACGCGGCCACGCCGTCCGCCAAGGACCGGGTGGCCAACCGCTATACCGCCAACGCCAAAAGCGGTTCCGCCAACGGCTCCCAGGCCGGGAGTCCCGCCCCGGCGGGCGACGGCATCGAAGCCAAGATCGAGAAGATTCCGCTGCCGGACTTCGTCAAGGACCGGCAGACCGATCCGGCCGTGGCCCAGCACACGACCACCGGCGCCGGCCTTCCGGCCGCCGAGGGCAACCCCATCGACATGCAGCAGAGCGCCCAGCGCGGCCTTGACGCCAACCCGCAGATGCAGTCGGCCCGGGCCATCCTGAGCGGCGCCGAGCAGCAGCGGCGCCAAGCCATGGCCAATTTCGGGGCGGTCGGCACGGTGAGCTACACCTTCCAGCGGACCGACGCCCAGGTCATCAGCCAAAACGCCGTCACCATCCCGAGCAACCAGATCATCAACAGCATGACCGGGTCCTCGCTGGCCACATCGACCTATTCCTCTTCCCGGATCGGCTACTGGAAAAACCTGTACCAGTTGCAGTTGACGGCCACCCAGCCGCTTTTCACCGGTTTCAAGCTCTTGAGCAGCTACCAGAAGGCCGAGCTGTCCCGGGAGCAGGCCGAGGCCAACATCAAGTACACGGAACTGAGCCTCATCAAAGCCGTGCAGCAGGCCTTCCTGACCCTGCTCCAGGCCCGGTCCAACGTGCAGAGCAACAAGGATTCCGTGGCCCGGCTCGAATCCCAGTACAAGGTGGCCCAGGCCTACTACGACGTGGGCCTCAAGCCCCGCCTCGACGTGTTGCAGGCCGAATCCGACCTGGCCCAGGCCGAGCAGAACCTGCTGAAGGCCGAAAACGATGTCCTGGTCCAGACGGCCCAGCTCAATTCGCTCCTAAACCTGCCGCTTAACCAGCAGACCAATTACGTGGGCGAGCTGACCTACATCCCGTTCCCCATGAGCATCGAAGAGTGCCTGGACACGGCCTACAAGCTGCGCCCGGACCTCTACATGGGGGTGAAGACCGTCCAGATGGCCGAACGCGACGTCAAGATCGCGGCCAGCACCTTCTATCCCCAGGTCCAGGCCCAGGCCACCTACACCAAGCAGGGCAACCAGCCCGACCTCGGCCTCAAGGACTCCTCCGGCGCCACCACGCCGGACTCCGCCGCCATCGGCATCGGGGCCACGCTCCAGGCCTGGGACTGGGGCTCGACCTACTTCGGCGTGCAGTCCGCCCGGGAAAACGTGAAAAAGGTCCAGGCCGACCTGGCCAAGCTGCGCCTCGACGTCGGCTACCAGGTCAAGACCTTCTACCTAAACATCCAGGACGCGGCCAAACGCATCTCCGTGGCCCGCACGGCGCTCGAAGCCTCGCGCGAAGGCTACCGCATGGCCGTGGCCCGCTACCAGGCGCAGGTCGGCACCAGCACCGACGTCCTCGACGCCCAGGCCCGGGTGAGCTCGGCCGAGTTCAATCTGACCCAGGCCCTGACCGACTACCAGAGCGCCCTGGCCGACATCTACGTGGCCATGGGCGTCAAGAACCTGAGCCTCGTCTCCAACTAG
- a CDS encoding CinA family protein — MEDGFAALTERLGAALRARGWRLACAESCTGGLLASVLTDGAGASDWFFGSVVAYANEIKRDVLGVSQTVLDTKGAVSREAALAMARGARGVLRADIAVAVSGIAGPGGGTPQKPVGTVWMAWESPEAVEVKRFTFAGDRLAIKRQSVREAMAGVLALAAHPDGGNGPNGL; from the coding sequence GTGGAAGACGGTTTTGCAGCGTTGACGGAACGGCTCGGCGCGGCGCTCCGGGCCAGGGGCTGGAGGCTTGCCTGCGCCGAATCGTGCACCGGCGGCCTCTTGGCCAGCGTCCTGACCGACGGGGCCGGGGCCTCGGACTGGTTCTTCGGTTCGGTCGTGGCCTACGCCAACGAGATCAAGCGCGACGTGCTCGGCGTATCCCAAACGGTTCTCGACACCAAGGGCGCGGTCAGCCGGGAGGCGGCCCTGGCCATGGCCCGGGGCGCCCGGGGGGTCCTTCGGGCCGACATCGCGGTGGCGGTCAGCGGCATCGCCGGACCGGGGGGCGGCACGCCCCAGAAGCCCGTGGGCACGGTCTGGATGGCCTGGGAAAGTCCGGAGGCGGTGGAGGTCAAGCGGTTCACCTTCGCGGGCGACCGGCTGGCCATCAAGCGCCAGTCCGTGCGCGAGGCCATGGCCGGCGTCCTGGCCCTGGCCGCCCACCCGGACGGGGGGAACGGGCCAAACGGGCTCTAG
- the dsrO gene encoding sulfate reduction electron transfer complex DsrMKJOP subunit DsrO — MKSSRREFMKLAALSAMGIGAARLGFLGDAPAFAEPLPTVANFEEGLRAKHWGMAVHTAKFTPELIAKCRKACHTEHNVPDIQGKKEIKWFWSASFDEAFPNEHPHYQAEKIEHLPVPLLCNHCEAPMCVKVCPTQATFQRPDGIVMMDFHRCIGCRYCMAGCPYGARSFNFQDPRPFIHDFNPLYPTRMRGVVEKCDFCAERLAIGKLPRCVEAADGALVFGDLADEGSDIRKTLREHFTLRRKPDAGTSPSVYYIL; from the coding sequence ATGAAGAGCAGCAGACGAGAGTTTATGAAACTGGCCGCCCTCTCCGCCATGGGGATCGGCGCCGCTCGCCTCGGCTTCCTGGGTGACGCTCCGGCCTTTGCCGAGCCCCTGCCCACGGTGGCCAATTTCGAGGAGGGCTTGCGCGCCAAGCACTGGGGCATGGCCGTCCACACGGCCAAGTTCACCCCCGAGCTGATCGCCAAGTGCCGCAAGGCCTGCCATACCGAACACAACGTGCCCGACATCCAGGGCAAGAAAGAGATCAAGTGGTTCTGGTCGGCCTCCTTCGACGAGGCCTTCCCGAACGAGCACCCGCACTATCAGGCCGAAAAGATCGAGCATCTGCCGGTGCCGCTTTTGTGCAACCACTGCGAAGCCCCCATGTGCGTCAAGGTCTGCCCGACCCAGGCGACCTTCCAGCGCCCGGACGGCATCGTCATGATGGACTTCCACCGCTGCATCGGCTGCCGGTACTGCATGGCCGGCTGTCCCTACGGCGCGCGCAGCTTCAACTTCCAGGACCCGCGGCCGTTCATCCACGACTTCAATCCGCTTTATCCCACCCGCATGCGCGGCGTGGTCGAGAAGTGCGACTTCTGCGCGGAACGGCTGGCCATCGGCAAGCTGCCCCGTTGCGTGGAAGCGGCAGACGGGGCGCTGGTCTTCGGCGATCTGGCCGACGAGGGGTCCGACATCCGCAAGACCCTGCGCGAGCACTTCACCCTCCGCCGCAAACCGGACGCCGGCACCTCGCCGAGCGTGTATTACATTCTGTGA
- the dsrK gene encoding sulfate reduction electron transfer complex DsrMKJOP subunit DsrK: MAKYPPPEELIKINYSTPVKSWMDTKTPFRPGNFSYPAKPDILKYLGMPNPRVWSPTDDDWQLPPDWKRIVMEKFREKLKKYRSFKVFMDICVRCGACADKCHFFIGGGDPKNMPVLRAELLRSIYRGEFGGAAKILGKLAGARKLEEDVVKEWFMYFYQCTECRRCSLFCPYGIDTAEITMMARELLHELGCNINWILEPAANCNRTGNHLGIQPHAYKDMMDFLLDDIEEITGKRIRPNVNKKGCEILFITPSGDIFADPGIYTYMGYLILFEHLGLDYTWSTYASEGGNFGLFTSDKMMKKLNAKMYAEAKRLGVKWILGGECGHMWRVINQYMLTMNGPADFLETPVSPITGTRFDAAAGTKMLHICEFTADLIKNNKIKLDPSRNDNFVTTYHDSCNTARGMGLLEEPRYILKNVCRQFYEMPENTIREQTFCCGGGAGLNNEEFTETRLRGGLPRGNAVKYVRDRHGVNNLACICAIDRATLPPLCDYWAPGVGVSGVHELVGNAIILDGEKKRTTDLRQNPLPGMEDEEE, encoded by the coding sequence ATGGCCAAGTATCCGCCACCGGAAGAACTTATCAAGATCAACTACTCCACGCCGGTCAAGTCGTGGATGGACACCAAGACGCCGTTTCGTCCGGGCAACTTCAGCTATCCGGCCAAGCCCGACATCCTGAAGTACCTCGGCATGCCCAATCCCCGCGTCTGGTCGCCGACCGACGACGACTGGCAGCTTCCGCCCGACTGGAAGCGCATCGTCATGGAGAAGTTCCGCGAGAAGCTCAAGAAGTACCGCTCGTTCAAGGTCTTCATGGACATCTGCGTCCGTTGCGGCGCCTGCGCCGACAAGTGCCACTTCTTCATCGGCGGCGGCGATCCGAAGAACATGCCCGTGCTTCGCGCCGAACTGCTGCGCTCCATCTACCGGGGCGAGTTCGGCGGCGCGGCCAAGATCCTCGGCAAGCTGGCCGGAGCCCGCAAGCTCGAAGAGGATGTGGTCAAAGAATGGTTCATGTACTTCTACCAGTGCACGGAATGCCGGCGGTGCTCGCTGTTCTGCCCCTACGGCATCGACACCGCGGAAATCACCATGATGGCCCGCGAGCTGCTCCATGAGCTCGGCTGCAACATCAACTGGATCCTCGAGCCGGCCGCCAACTGCAACCGCACCGGCAACCACCTCGGCATCCAGCCCCACGCCTACAAGGACATGATGGACTTCCTCCTCGACGACATCGAGGAGATCACGGGCAAGCGCATCCGGCCCAATGTCAACAAGAAAGGCTGCGAGATCCTTTTTATCACCCCCTCGGGCGACATCTTCGCCGACCCGGGCATCTACACGTACATGGGGTACCTGATCCTCTTCGAGCATCTGGGCCTCGACTACACCTGGAGCACCTACGCGTCCGAGGGCGGCAACTTCGGCCTTTTCACCTCGGACAAGATGATGAAAAAGCTCAACGCCAAGATGTACGCCGAGGCCAAGCGCCTGGGTGTCAAGTGGATCCTTGGCGGCGAGTGCGGCCACATGTGGCGCGTCATCAACCAGTACATGCTGACCATGAACGGACCGGCGGACTTCCTGGAGACCCCGGTTTCGCCCATCACCGGCACCAGGTTCGACGCCGCCGCCGGCACCAAGATGCTCCACATCTGCGAGTTCACCGCCGACCTGATCAAGAACAACAAGATCAAGCTCGACCCCTCGCGCAACGACAACTTCGTCACCACCTACCACGACTCCTGCAACACGGCCCGCGGCATGGGCCTGCTCGAGGAGCCGCGCTACATCCTCAAAAACGTCTGCCGCCAGTTCTACGAAATGCCGGAGAACACCATCCGCGAGCAGACCTTCTGCTGCGGCGGCGGCGCCGGCCTCAACAACGAGGAATTCACCGAGACGCGCCTGCGCGGCGGCCTGCCCCGGGGCAATGCGGTCAAGTATGTGCGCGATCGCCACGGCGTCAACAACCTGGCCTGCATCTGCGCCATCGACCGCGCCACCCTGCCGCCGCTGTGCGACTATTGGGCCCCTGGTGTCGGCGTCTCCGGCGTGCATGAGTTGGTGGGCAACGCGATCATTCTCGACGGCGAGAAGAAGCGTACCACCGATCTCAGGCAAAACCCCCTGCCGGGGATGGAGGACGAGGAGGAATAA
- a CDS encoding VOC family protein produces the protein MHYTGINHLAMATRDMDTTIRFWRDLLGMRLVAGLGRPGYRHYFLEITATDMIAFFEWPDVEPIPPKDHGVPVKGPLAFDHVSIGVRDRNDLWAIRDSLEAAGFWVSELIDHGFILSVYSFDPNNIAIEFSCPVPGVDIRSHPVMADKHPSAVAREGAEPRPGIWPVPTPTPYAERRVYPGEGRELMLDGDE, from the coding sequence ATGCATTATACCGGCATCAACCATCTGGCCATGGCCACGCGCGACATGGACACGACGATCCGCTTCTGGCGGGATCTCCTCGGCATGCGGCTGGTGGCCGGCCTTGGCCGGCCGGGCTACCGCCACTACTTCCTGGAGATCACGGCCACGGACATGATCGCGTTCTTCGAATGGCCGGACGTGGAGCCGATCCCGCCCAAGGACCACGGCGTGCCGGTCAAGGGGCCGCTGGCCTTCGACCACGTGTCCATCGGCGTGCGCGACCGAAACGACCTGTGGGCCATCCGCGACAGCCTGGAGGCGGCCGGCTTCTGGGTGTCGGAACTGATCGACCACGGGTTCATCCTCTCGGTCTATTCCTTCGACCCCAACAACATCGCCATCGAGTTCAGCTGCCCTGTCCCGGGCGTGGACATCCGCTCCCACCCGGTCATGGCCGACAAGCACCCCTCGGCCGTGGCCCGGGAAGGGGCCGAGCCCCGGCCCGGCATCTGGCCCGTGCCCACACCGACGCCCTATGCCGAACGGCGCGTCTATCCCGGCGAGGGCCGGGAGCTGATGCTGGACGGGGACGAGTAG
- the dsrP gene encoding sulfate reduction electron transfer complex DsrMKJOP subunit DsrP has protein sequence MLEKALKGSPRYWGTLIGLGLLMLLGLGFWIYQLSNGMVITGLSRDVSWGFYIAQFTYLVGVAASAVMLVLPYYFHHYKEFSKMIILGEFLAIAAVVMCLGFIVVDIGQPQRMLNVLLNATPHSVLFWDMVVLNGYLFLNIVVGWTSLQYFRNDMTPPKWVKILAIVSVIWAFSIHTVTAFLYAGLPGRHYFLTAIMAARFLASAFCSGPAILLLLILLLKRLTGFDPGKKAINRLAVIITYAMCVNIFFFLLEVFTSFYSNMPGHIAPFKYLFTGIDGHAMMVPFMWTAVVLGLGCLIFLIPTPVRERTPALVVGLIMLVIASWIDKGLGLLIGGFTPNPFETVTVYAPTVPEIMISLMIFALGGIVLTVLWKIAVEVRVEVEGGNASLVPPPVE, from the coding sequence ATGCTGGAAAAAGCACTCAAAGGGAGTCCCCGGTACTGGGGCACGCTGATCGGCCTGGGCTTGCTCATGCTGCTCGGTCTCGGCTTCTGGATCTACCAGTTGTCGAACGGCATGGTCATCACCGGGCTGAGCCGCGACGTGTCCTGGGGCTTTTACATCGCCCAGTTCACTTATCTGGTCGGCGTGGCCGCCTCGGCCGTCATGCTCGTCCTGCCCTACTACTTCCACCACTACAAGGAATTCTCCAAGATGATCATTCTTGGCGAATTCCTGGCCATCGCCGCGGTCGTTATGTGCCTCGGCTTCATCGTCGTGGACATTGGTCAACCGCAACGGATGCTCAACGTCCTTTTGAACGCCACGCCGCACTCGGTGCTCTTCTGGGACATGGTTGTCCTTAACGGCTACCTGTTCCTGAATATCGTGGTCGGCTGGACGAGCCTGCAGTACTTTCGAAACGACATGACCCCGCCCAAGTGGGTCAAGATCCTGGCCATCGTGTCGGTCATCTGGGCCTTCTCGATCCACACGGTCACGGCCTTCCTGTACGCCGGCCTGCCGGGACGCCACTACTTCCTGACGGCCATCATGGCCGCCCGGTTCCTGGCCTCGGCCTTCTGCTCCGGTCCGGCCATCCTGCTCCTGCTCATTTTGCTGCTCAAGCGCCTGACCGGGTTCGATCCCGGCAAAAAGGCCATCAATCGTCTGGCCGTCATCATCACCTACGCCATGTGCGTGAACATCTTCTTCTTCCTGCTCGAAGTGTTCACCTCGTTTTACAGCAACATGCCCGGCCACATCGCGCCGTTCAAGTATCTGTTCACGGGGATTGACGGCCACGCCATGATGGTGCCCTTCATGTGGACGGCCGTGGTCCTCGGCCTTGGCTGCCTGATCTTCCTCATCCCGACCCCGGTCCGCGAACGGACCCCGGCCCTGGTGGTGGGATTGATCATGCTGGTCATCGCCTCCTGGATCGACAAGGGCCTCGGGCTTCTCATCGGCGGCTTCACGCCCAACCCCTTCGAGACCGTGACGGTCTACGCGCCCACGGTTCCGGAGATCATGATCTCGCTCATGATCTTTGCCCTCGGCGGCATCGTGCTGACGGTCTTGTGGAAGATCGCGGTGGAAGTGCGCGTCGAAGTGGAAGGCGGCAACGCCTCCCTGGTGCCGCCCCCGGTCGAATAG